In Hahella sp. HNIBRBA332, the genomic window AAGGTTCCAGTAGGGATTGACGCATGCGTCCGACTCTAAGCCGGAAGCAATGCGTTTTCCAAAAGCGTCTGACTGATGAAAGCCGTGACTTCCTGCTCGCTGCTGCGGATGAAAAAGTGGTCGCCGGGGAAGGTGCGCAATTGAAATCGACCGCTGGTGTAATCTTCCCACTCGTGCATGCGTGCGGCCGCGTCGATGGGGTCGTCCTGCCCGCTTAGAGCGGTGATGGGAACCCGTAATGTCTGTGACTTGTCGCCGCTCCAACACTCGGAAAGCTTAAAGTCCGCACGCAACACGGGCTCTAACAACGCCATCAGTTGCTGGTCCTGTAGCGCTGCTTCGGGGGCTCCATTCATTTGGCGGATTCTTTCTATCAACTCTTCCATTGGCAGCTGGTGTATGAACGGCTCGCGACTGTTGAGGTGGGGACAGCGACAACCGGAAATAAACACATGCTTCGGCAATGGCCCGCCATAGGATTGCAGGCGTCGGGTCAACTCGAAGATAACGCGGCCG contains:
- a CDS encoding thioesterase II family protein, producing MPHRTQDRWFMPTPQAGKSIRLFCFPYAGGSPNAFRSWVKRFPDDVDVVVVRLPGRENRISETPFSEWPPLVEAVLQAIVPYLNQPFAFFGHSFGGRVIFELTRRLQSYGGPLPKHVFISGCRCPHLNSREPFIHQLPMEELIERIRQMNGAPEAALQDQQLMALLEPVLRADFKLSECWSGDKSQTLRVPITALSGQDDPIDAAARMHEWEDYTSGRFQLRTFPGDHFFIRSSEQEVTAFISQTLLENALLPA